One segment of Brassica napus cultivar Da-Ae chromosome C3, Da-Ae, whole genome shotgun sequence DNA contains the following:
- the LOC106383554 gene encoding pectinesterase 1-like: MDTPKSAKGYFKVDDEAQEMALKKKAYRRLFIVVASVVVFLGVIIGAAVAVARSQRNYPHGSSPSSTPELTPAASLKSVCSVTRFPDACISSISKIPSSNTTDPVVIFRLSLKVVVDELASISDLPKKLAEETDDEGIKSALRVCGEMLDVAMDSVNDTVSSMEVRDGKNILNSGKIEDLKTWLTAAITYYETCFDTLAEISPNQSESKTSIVSKNLTSAMKNSTEFTSNSLAIVAKILSTLSDFGVPVHRRRLLSSNSFPSWVSPRTRRLLSAKSVKPNVIVAADGSGDVWTVNEAVVKIPKKSNATFVIYVKAGTYVENVFMDKNMWNVMIYGDGKSKTIISGSKNYGVDGIKTYYTATLGVLGSGFIMKDIGIINTAGPEKGQAVAFRSGSDHSVYYQCSFDGYQDTLYPQAKRQFYRDCDVTGTVDFIFGSAAVVFQGCNIRPRQPLPKQYNTITAQGKKEENLHSGTVIQGCTITANGNVTAATYLGRPWKPYSTTVFMQSEIGALVGAAGWMRWDAGVDPPSTILYGEYKNSGPGAGVTKRVNWAGYKPTMSAAEAGRFTVDAFINEEDWLPAMGVPYQPRFF; this comes from the exons ATGGATACTCCAAAGTCAGCCAAAGGATACTTCAAAGTAGATGATGAAGCTCAAGAAATGGCCTTGAAGAAAAAGGCGTACAGACGTTTGTTTATTGTGGTAGCCTCCGTCGTGGTTTTCCTCGGTGTTATCATCGGCGCTGCCGTCGCCGTTGCTCGTAGCCAGAGAAACTATCCACATGGCTCGTCCCCTAGCTCAACTCCCGAGTTGACTCCAGCTGCTTCGCTCAAGAGCGTGTGCAGCGTCACACGGTTCCCTGATGCTTGTATCTCAAGCATCTCGAAGATTCCATCGTCCAACACGACGGATCCGGTGGTTATCTTCAGGCTGTCCCTGAAGGTGGTGGTCGACGAGCTCGCTTCGATCTCCGACTTGCCGAAGAAGTTAGCGGAAGAGACTGACGATGAGGGGATCAAATCAGCCCTTCGTGTTTGTGGTGAGATGCTAGACGTGGCGATGGATAGTGTCAACGATACTGTCTCCTCCATGGAGGTTAGAGACGGTAAGAACATCTTGAACTCTGGTAAGATAGAAGATCTCAAGACGTGGCTCACCGCAGCCATAACGTACTACGAGACATGTTTCGACACCCTCGCTGAGATCAGCCCTAACCAGTCAGAGTCCAAGACCTCCATAGTCTCGAAGAACCTTACATCCGCTATGAAAAACTCCACCGAGTTCACCAGCAACAGTCTAGCCATCGTGGCTAAGATCCTCTCTACCTTGAGCGACTTTGGTGTCCCGGTTCACAGGAGACGGCTACTGAGTTCAAACTCGTTCCCATCTTGGGTGAGCCCTAGGACGCGGCGGTTACTTTCGGCGAAGAGTGTAAAGCCTAACGTGATTGTGGCGGCTGATGGATCCGGTGACGTGTGGACGGTTAACGAGGCGGTGGTGAAGATCCCTAAGAAGTCGAACGCAACGTTTGTTATATACGTGAAAGCTGGTACATATGTGGAGAATGTTTTTATGGATAAGAACATGTGGAATGTTATGATCTACGGCGACGGCAAGTCCAAGACGATTATTTCCGGTAGCAAGAACTACGGCGTCGACGGGATTAAAACCTACTATACGGCTACGTTAG GTGTTCTAGGGAGCGGCTTCATTATGAAGGACATCGGAATTATAAACACCGCCGGACCGGAGAAAGGCCAGGCGGTGGCATTCCGATCAGGTTCCGACCATTCAGTCTACTACCAATGCTCATTCGACGGTTACCAAGACACTCTCTACCCTCAAGCCAAGCGTCAGTTCTACCGCGACTGCGACGTCACCGGAACAGTCGACTTCATTTTCGGAAGCGCCGCCGTTGTCTTCCAGGGCTGCAACATCCGACCGCGTCAGCCGCTTCCTAAGCAGTACAACACAATCACCGCCCAGGGCAAAAAGGAAGAGAATCTGCACTCTGGTACCGTGATACAGGGATGCACAATCACGGCCAACGGAAACGTAACCGCTGCGACGTATCTCGGCCGTCCGTGGAAACCGTACTCCACTACGGTGTTTATGCAGTCGGAGATTGGAGCGCTCGTGGGGGCCGCCGGGTGGATGAGGTGGGATGCAGGGGTCGACCCGCCGTCGACTATACTCTATGGAGAGTATAAAAATTCGGGTCCTGGAGCGGGTGTGACCAAGAGAGTTAACTGGGCCGGGTACAAGCCCACTATGTCTGCTGCAGAGGCAGGGAGGTTTACAGTTGATGCCTTTATCAATGAAGAAGATTGGTTACCTGCGATGGGTGTGCCGTATCAGCCACGTTTCTTTTAA